The proteins below come from a single Vitis vinifera cultivar Pinot Noir 40024 chromosome 9, ASM3070453v1 genomic window:
- the LOC100248102 gene encoding inorganic pyrophosphatase 2 — protein sequence MAGIVVVFDFDKTIIDVDSDNWVVDELGATDLFNQLLPTMPWNSLMDRMMRELHSQGKTIDDIAEVLKRVPIHPRAVPAIKSAHALGCDLKIVSDANLFFIETILKHLGLEDCFSEINTNPSFVDEEGRLRIFPHHDFTSSSHGCSLCPPNMCKSMVIKRIQASISTEKLIYLGDGSGDFCPSSKLGAGDYVMPRKNFPLWDLICRNPNLIKAEIHEWSDGEELELVLLHLIKKIPEENNPNNNSAAAQLIPVDCKFETMAAQVLPQALPVPH from the exons atggcaGGAATTGTGGTGGTTTTCGACTTCGACAAGACGATCATCGACGTCGACAGTGATAATTGGGTGGTGGATGAGTTGGGCGCCACTGATTTGTTCAATCAACTCCTCCCCACCATGCCCTGGAATTCCCTCATG GATAGAATGATGAGGGAGCTTCATTCACAGGGGAAGACCATTGATGACATTGCAGAGGTTCTCAAGAGGGTTCCAATACATCCAAGGGCGGTTCCAGCCATTAAATCAGCCCATGCTTTAGG GTGTGATTTGAAGATAGTAAGTGATGCGAATCTCTTCTTTATCGAGACGATTCTGAAGCATCTCGGCCTAGAGGACTGCTTTTCGGAGATCAACACAAACCCCAGTTTTGTAGATGAAGAAGGGAGGCTCAGGATCTTCCCTCACCATGATTTCACCTCATCTTCCCATGGCTGCAGTCTCTGCCCTCCAAACATGTGCAAG AGCATGGTGATAAAGAGGATTCAGGCTTCTATATCCACAGAAAAATTGATCTACCTTGGAGACGGAAGTGGCGATTTCTGCCCGAGTTCGAAACTGGGAGCAGGAGACTATGTGATGCCAAGGAAGAACTTCCCACTGTGGGACTTGATCTGCAGAAATCCCAACCTCATAAAGGCAGAGATTCATGAATGGAGTGATGGGGAAGAGCTGGAGCTTGTTCTGCTGCACCTAATCAAGAAAATTCCAGAAGAAAACAATCCTAATAACAACTCAGCTGCTGCCCAGTTGATACCTGTTGACTGCAAGTTTGAGACAATGGCTGCCCAAGTCCTGCCTCAAGCTCTCCCAGTTCCTCATTAG
- the LOC100242977 gene encoding inorganic pyrophosphatase 2: protein MAGIVVVFDFDKTIIDVDSDNWVVDELGATDLFNQLLPTMPWNSLMDRMMKELHSQGKTIDDIAEVLKRIPIHPRVVPAIKSAHALGCDLKIVSDANLFFIETILKHLGVMDCFSEINTNPSFVDEEGRLRIFPHHDFTSSSHGCSLCPPNMCKGMVIKRIQASISTEKFIYLGDGSGDFCPSLKLGDGDYVMPRKNFPLWDLICRNPNLIKAEVHEWSDGEELEHGLLHLIKKISEENNANNNSAAAQLISVDCKFETMAAQALPQALPVPH, encoded by the exons atgGCAGGAATTGTGGTGGTTTTTGACTTCGACAAGACGATCATCGACGTCGACAGTGATAATTGGGTGGTGGATGAGTTGGGTGCCACTGATTTGTTCAATCAACTCCTCCCCACCATGCCCTGGAACTCCCTCATG GATAGAATGATGAAGGAGCTTCATTCACAGGGGAAGACCATTGATGACATCGCTGAGGTTCTCAAGAGGATTCCAATACATCCAAGGGTGGTTCCTGCCATTAAATCAGCCCATGCTTTAGG GTGTGATTTGAAGATAGTAAGTGATGCGAATCTCTTCTTTATCGAGACGATTCTGAAGCATCTTGGCGTAATGGACTGTTTTTCGGAGATCAACACCAACCCCAGTTTTGTAGATGAAGAAGGAAGGCTCAGGATCTTCCCTCACCATGATTTCACCTCATCTTCCCATGGCTGCAGTCTCTGCCCTCCAAACATGTGTAAG GGCATGGTGATAAAGAGGATTCAGGCTTCTATATCCACAGAAAAATTCATCTACCTTGGAGACGGAAGCGGTGACTTCTGCCCGAGTTTGAAGCTGGGAGATGGAGACTATGTCATGCCAAGGAAGAACTTCCCGCTGTGGGATTTGATCTGCAGAAATCCCAATCTCATAAAGGCAGAGGTTCATGAATGGAGTGATGGGGAAGAGCTGGAGCATGGTCTGCTCCACCTGATCAAGAAAATTTCAGAAGAAAACAATGCTAACAACAACTCAGCTGCTGCCCAGTTGATATCTGTAGACTGCAAGTTTGAGACAATGGCTGCCCAAGCCCTGCCTCAAGCTCTCCCAGTTCCTCATTAG
- the LOC100265267 gene encoding serine/threonine protein phosphatase 2A 55 kDa regulatory subunit B beta isoform isoform X2, which translates to MNGDDTAAPSAPPPPQLEWKFSQVFGERAAGEEVQEVDIISAIEFDKSGDHLATGDRGGRVVLFERTDTKDHGGSRRDLERMDYPIRHPEFRYKTEFQSHEPEFDYLKSLEIEEKINKIRWCQTANGALFLLSTNDKTIKFWKVQEKKVKKISDMNLDPSKAVGNGSVASSSNSTSPKPYLANGGSPDRSYSYLSNDFSFPPGGIPSLRLPTVSSPETSLVARCRRVYAHAHDYHINSISNNSDGETFISADDLRINLWNLEISNQSFNIVDVKPANMEDLTEVITSAEFHPTHCNMLAYSSSKGSIRLNDLRQSALCDSHSKLFEEQEAPGSRSFFTEIIASISDIKFSKDGRFILSRDYMTLKLWDINMDSGPVSTFQVHEYLRPKLCDLYENDSIFDKFECCLSGDGMRVATGSYSNLFRVFGCSPGSTEATTLEASKNPMRRQVQTPSRPSRSLSSITRVVRRGADSPGVDANGNSFDFTTKLLHLAWHPSENSIACAAANSLYMYYA; encoded by the exons ATGAACGGCGATGACACCGCAGCTCCCTCCGCGCCTCCTCCGCCGCAACTGGAGTGGAAATTCTCTCAGGTATTCGGCGAGCGGGCGGCCGGCGAGGAAGTGCAGGAAG TTGATATTATTTCTGCAATTGAGTTTGATAAATCTGGTGACCACCTTGCTACTGGTGATCGTGGGGGCCGGGTGGTTCTATTTGAGAGGACTGATACAAAGGAT CATGGAGGATCAAGAAGGGATCTTGAGAGGATGGACTACCCAATTAGGCATCCCGAATTTCGTTATAAAACTGAGTTTCAGAGCCATGAACCTGAG TTTGACTATCTGAAGAGCTTGGAAATAGAGGAGAAAATCAATAAGATCAGATGGTGCCAGACAGCAAATGGTGCCCTGTTTCTTCTATCTACGAATGATAAAACCATTAAGTTTTGGAAG GTCCAAGAAAAGAAGGTCAAGAAGATTTCTGACATGAATTTGGATCCTTCAAAAGCAGTAGGAAATGGCAGTGTTGCTAGTTCAAGTAACTCAACAAGTCCTAAACCCTATCTTGCAAATGGTGGATCCCCAGATAGATCTTACAGCTATCTGAGCAATGATTTTTCCTTCCCTCCAGGGGGCATTCCATCTCTACGGTTGCCTACG GTATCAAGCCCTGAGACCAGCCTGGTGGCTAGATGTCGTAGAGTTTATGCTCATGCTCACGACTATCATATCAATTCTATTTCAAATAATAG tGATGGTGAAACATTTATATCAGCTGATGATCTGCGAATAAACCTTTGGAACTTGGAAATTAGCAACCAAAGCTTCAATATTGTTGATGTGAAGCCTGCAAATATGGAGGATCTAACTG AGGTGATAACATCAGCGGAGTTTCACCCTACCCATTGTAACATGTTAGCATATAGTAGTTCAAAAGGCTCAATCCGCCTTAATGATTTGCGACAGTCAGCACTGTGTGATTCTCATTCTAAATT GTTTGAGGAACAAGAGGCACCTGGTTCAAGATCATTTTTCACAGAGATAATTGCCTCAATTTCAGACATTAAATTTTCCAAGGATGGAAGATTTATACTCAGTCGAGATTACATGACCCTTAAG TTATGGGACATTAATATGGACTCAGGCCCAGTTTCAACCTTCCAGGTTCATGAATATTTAAGACCTAAG TTGTGTGatttatatgaaaatgattCAATCTTTGATAAATTTGAATGTTGTCTGAGTGGTGATGGAATGCGTGTAGCTACAGGTTCTTACAG CAATCTTTTCCGAGTTTTTGGTTGTTCCCCAGGGAGCACTGAGGCAACAACCTTGGAAGCCAGTAAAAATCCCATGAG GAGACAAGTTCAAACCCCTTCGAGGCCTTCCAGATCCCTGAGCAGTATAACACGCGTTGTGAGGAGGG GAGCCGATAGCCCAGGAGTTGATGCAaatggaaattcttttgatttcaCTACAAAGTTGCTACATCTAGCATGGCACCCAAGTGAAAACTCAATCGCCTGCGCTGCTGCAAATAGCCTGTACATGTATTATGCATAA
- the LOC100265267 gene encoding serine/threonine protein phosphatase 2A 55 kDa regulatory subunit B beta isoform isoform X1: MNGDDTAAPSAPPPPQLEWKFSQVFGERAAGEEVQEVDIISAIEFDKSGDHLATGDRGGRVVLFERTDTKDHGGSRRDLERMDYPIRHPEFRYKTEFQSHEPEFDYLKSLEIEEKINKIRWCQTANGALFLLSTNDKTIKFWKVQEKKVKKISDMNLDPSKAVGNGSVASSSNSTSPKPYLANGGSPDRSYSYLSNDFSFPPGGIPSLRLPTVVSSPETSLVARCRRVYAHAHDYHINSISNNSDGETFISADDLRINLWNLEISNQSFNIVDVKPANMEDLTEVITSAEFHPTHCNMLAYSSSKGSIRLNDLRQSALCDSHSKLFEEQEAPGSRSFFTEIIASISDIKFSKDGRFILSRDYMTLKLWDINMDSGPVSTFQVHEYLRPKLCDLYENDSIFDKFECCLSGDGMRVATGSYSNLFRVFGCSPGSTEATTLEASKNPMRRQVQTPSRPSRSLSSITRVVRRGADSPGVDANGNSFDFTTKLLHLAWHPSENSIACAAANSLYMYYA; encoded by the exons ATGAACGGCGATGACACCGCAGCTCCCTCCGCGCCTCCTCCGCCGCAACTGGAGTGGAAATTCTCTCAGGTATTCGGCGAGCGGGCGGCCGGCGAGGAAGTGCAGGAAG TTGATATTATTTCTGCAATTGAGTTTGATAAATCTGGTGACCACCTTGCTACTGGTGATCGTGGGGGCCGGGTGGTTCTATTTGAGAGGACTGATACAAAGGAT CATGGAGGATCAAGAAGGGATCTTGAGAGGATGGACTACCCAATTAGGCATCCCGAATTTCGTTATAAAACTGAGTTTCAGAGCCATGAACCTGAG TTTGACTATCTGAAGAGCTTGGAAATAGAGGAGAAAATCAATAAGATCAGATGGTGCCAGACAGCAAATGGTGCCCTGTTTCTTCTATCTACGAATGATAAAACCATTAAGTTTTGGAAG GTCCAAGAAAAGAAGGTCAAGAAGATTTCTGACATGAATTTGGATCCTTCAAAAGCAGTAGGAAATGGCAGTGTTGCTAGTTCAAGTAACTCAACAAGTCCTAAACCCTATCTTGCAAATGGTGGATCCCCAGATAGATCTTACAGCTATCTGAGCAATGATTTTTCCTTCCCTCCAGGGGGCATTCCATCTCTACGGTTGCCTACGGTA GTATCAAGCCCTGAGACCAGCCTGGTGGCTAGATGTCGTAGAGTTTATGCTCATGCTCACGACTATCATATCAATTCTATTTCAAATAATAG tGATGGTGAAACATTTATATCAGCTGATGATCTGCGAATAAACCTTTGGAACTTGGAAATTAGCAACCAAAGCTTCAATATTGTTGATGTGAAGCCTGCAAATATGGAGGATCTAACTG AGGTGATAACATCAGCGGAGTTTCACCCTACCCATTGTAACATGTTAGCATATAGTAGTTCAAAAGGCTCAATCCGCCTTAATGATTTGCGACAGTCAGCACTGTGTGATTCTCATTCTAAATT GTTTGAGGAACAAGAGGCACCTGGTTCAAGATCATTTTTCACAGAGATAATTGCCTCAATTTCAGACATTAAATTTTCCAAGGATGGAAGATTTATACTCAGTCGAGATTACATGACCCTTAAG TTATGGGACATTAATATGGACTCAGGCCCAGTTTCAACCTTCCAGGTTCATGAATATTTAAGACCTAAG TTGTGTGatttatatgaaaatgattCAATCTTTGATAAATTTGAATGTTGTCTGAGTGGTGATGGAATGCGTGTAGCTACAGGTTCTTACAG CAATCTTTTCCGAGTTTTTGGTTGTTCCCCAGGGAGCACTGAGGCAACAACCTTGGAAGCCAGTAAAAATCCCATGAG GAGACAAGTTCAAACCCCTTCGAGGCCTTCCAGATCCCTGAGCAGTATAACACGCGTTGTGAGGAGGG GAGCCGATAGCCCAGGAGTTGATGCAaatggaaattcttttgatttcaCTACAAAGTTGCTACATCTAGCATGGCACCCAAGTGAAAACTCAATCGCCTGCGCTGCTGCAAATAGCCTGTACATGTATTATGCATAA